From Strix aluco isolate bStrAlu1 chromosome 5, bStrAlu1.hap1, whole genome shotgun sequence:
ATACAGTCATCTTAGATTGTAACCTGCTCTGGAGGAAAACTTGGAGTTACTTTGTACCCGGTTTGCTTTAGTACTAAAGGAGTAATAATTACTGCTCTTCAAGTGATTagtgattttaaaaatcactccTGAATTTAGGAAGGGAGAGTAAACAATACAATAAACAGCATGACTTGTCTTCATTTGTGGTATTTCACAACTTTTAGGGCTGCAAATAACAAGTACCTTGAACAGTGGGAAGGCTGAGATAATCAAGGGGAGCTGGCATAATCAAATCTGCATAGTGAAGAGTTATTTTGATAATGCTGGTGTGGTATTTGGGATCTGTTTATTTGGAGTCATTCCATGACTTTCATACATGTTGTTGCCTGGGACTGGAACCTCCCATTTGATCCTGGGTATTGATAGGTACATTTAAATGCTGTAGTAAAcaattatctttttcttaatttaaaactaattGAAATTTAAATGGTCTGAGCCTTCGGTGCTAAAAATCTGGAAAGATTCCAGAATTTCCTTCTTTGGGTTATCAGTCTGTCCAGAAACCAGTCTAATCATGCTGGTTTAAATAGGAAAAACTGTTACAGTAAGGCCACTTTCCTTTCATGCTGGAATCAAGCAAGTTTAGACAGCATCTCTGTAGAGAGTGTTAATTAGAGAATTTTGCACAGGAGCCTGTAATGAGATAATGTTTTCAATTTATAATCTTCTTATGAATCAAGCCAGATTGAATATTACAGTTACTTGTAATAATCTCTCAGTAGTCTGTAAAACTGAGCTAATCAATGATCACCAAAAAAATGATCTCTTGGCTCAGTTTTCTGTTTAACtcttgaaatgtgttttgtgttCTTTTGGCAGGAAAAGCCAGTCTATACTGAActgaacagagaaaatgaagaagaaaaaggtaacCAGATTTTGATACATGTAATTTTCTAGAACCTACTGAAGCTGATTTTGTGATTAAAATGAGATGAGTGCTGAGGCCTGCTCGGTGCTTCATAAAGTGCTGTGAGATTGgttataaagtgctttgagatcacACTATAAATCAGTTACAACTGGAATATAGAAATACAGAATATTCTTTCTTatcatgtttaatttattttaaaagctgaaccAAAGCATAGATTACTAAATagagtaaatattttcaaatgtatgatcttttccatttacagattttttaaattgtaacatCCTTCAATGCAGTTATATTTAAAGATAGAAATagagtaaatattttcaaatttatgaTCTCTTCCATTTTCAGATTTCTAAAATTGTAACATCCTTCAATGCAGTTATATTTAAAGATAGAAATAGagtaatgtctttttattttttagttacatttaatttaaacaaaggAGCAAGTACTTCAATAGCAGCATCTTCTAAAACAAGGTGAGAAAATTTAAGGGCAACCCTTACTGTTGCATAGCACTTACATGACAATGATATCTGTATGGGCAGAAAGATGTAACTTGTCCTGAAATATTTGGAGTCTAATAACTCATCCTGTCATGTTATTCAGGAGGGGATACCAGGTGACTTCATGCTTCcttttgtaattaaaatgaatgaatagTGTATCTTAAATGTGTGCTGTGAGAAGCTTTCTTGAATTCACTATGGTTCATGGCAGATGCCCATAAAGTAATAGGCAGTTACAGGTTCCTCTGGGAAGATACTATTGTGTGAAAGGGTGGATAAGGGATCCAGTCAAAGCATTTGAAGTGAATGCCATCCAGTCCCAGCTGCCTTTATGAATGACTTGTTAATTTAGTTCCTAAAAGGTTTGATTGTCTTGTCTAATTGAAGGTAATACTTTCTCTGATCATCATTTAAGAAGCTGAATCTACCTGATGTAAATCTTTCTAAAGCTCATGCATTTAATTGTCATCATATAACCACGAGCAACGCAGGACAAAAGGGATCAATAATGCAAACAATACTGACTTATAGCAGTCTGTGAAACTGTTTGATGAGCAGTACATCTTTTCATGTGAGGCAATATTGTAATTAAATGTATTGCAGGTAAAACGAAGGCTTTCCTCTCATCACAAGCTCAGCTCTTAGATAAGGTATCTGATGGGAGATATGCCAGGGAGAAAATGAGACAATAAAGTACTTCTTTGCAATAATAGATACAGATTTCAGGCTTTGAGGAAAACTTGTAAATTATCCCTAAGTGTTGAGTTGTGCATCAGATGAGTCTGAAACTTAATTCAGATGCTCAATTGAATAGTTTCAGTGAGGAATACTTAAGGTACTTGCTAAAATTTGGCTGAATGTGAAATCATGTATCAAGTAGTATATTTTTTTCGTAGCATATGAGAGATACTTGTCTGTAAACTCTGTAATGGTAGTGTAGCAGCAAAATTAGGATACCCATTTCATGGTAAAGTGGCTGGACTGTGGTTTATATGTCACTGGATGATACAGGAATCACTTCAGTGTCGTATATGGAAACTGCTTCCCTGTGTGAGCGTAGAGGTGTGTCCTGCAGCTGTTGGCTGTTACTGAGGATCAGTTTTGTTCAGCCTGATGTCCAGTACCCCAGCCCAGCGTGCGGTGGGGCTTCCTGCCTTCCCACTTTCTGTGCTCACAGCACAAGCTACAGAAACCTAGCACTTGTATTACCGGAGCAGGGTGCAGAAATAGGACCAGGAGATCGTAGGTAGTGGATGGCAGAGTTTTGAGTGCGTGGGGATACTGGTGGTTGGGTACAGAGATGGCGTTGGAGCCTTGCTGAGAAGGGCAGTGAGAGGGAAGGTGTGCCTTCCCTTGAATGTCCGCGTGGCTGCTGTGAAACTGGGAGTCACCACCACTGCTGTGGGCATGGCTTCTGATGCTGACTGCCCTTCAGCAAACTGGGAGCCCTGGGCTTACTTCTGTTCCTCAAGAACTTGCATCCTCAAATCCCTGCTTAACTCACTCAGTGGGCAAGTAAGATTAGAATTACTTCTAATGAAGGAATGAGCAGAAGCTGCTATCAAGGTCACTGACTCCTGTCTGTAGTACTGCAACTCTGCGCACTGATCAGCGTCCACTGTACACAGTTAGGGTCTCCCCAGCCCTATAATCCCAAGAGAAGATCCTTCAGGACCCTGTTTGCTCTCATGGTTAGGACCTTGTCTGTAATTTCCCAGGTAAATGTAGTCCTTGGCCAGTTTATACCAGGTGCTCTCACGTTGGTACGGGCGCTTAACATAAAtagttctttttctctctggTGTTTGCTTTCACAGACAGTGTATTTGTAGAGAACAGTTTTAGCCTCTCAGCCTTCACTGTGCTTTACAAGCAGGCCTGCATGGTGCTTGCCTCCTCTCCCAGTTTCCCCGATCTGCTGAATATCCCTTCCTTGTCCTTGTTCCAGTTTCAGCTAATCTTGAAGAGGAGAGCTGATTGAATTTGTGCATGCTGCAAATGAAACATCACCATGGCTTATACAAGGCACTAATGTTTGTCTGTCTTGATGCTTCCTAGGATTGCATTTGACTCTTTCATGACTGGTCCACACTGGTAGCTGTCATCTGTGATTATAGCCAGACCcctttctgcttttgttgttctTAAACAGCTCCCAGTAGATAGAAGGTAATCAGAGTAAACTTTTCCAAAGTATGTGAGCTTGCATAATGTGCTgttgatttttgtgttttttaaaacatggttTTCAAGGTAAACCAGTCCCTTCTGGTGTCCAGTTCTTTCTTGTGTCCTCCATATTGATGACACATCTGAACGGCGTTGGTGGTCCCACTCTTTGTCCCAGGGTCTGTAATGAATATATTCAATAAGATTTGTTTTAATATTGACACCCAGCAATCCTTCAGTAACCTTACAGCTCGATATGTTTTGCTTCTTAAATGTAGCCAGTGCAGTTGTTATGTTTTAATTGTATGTTACCCTTTATGAGATGTTTTAAGTACTTGCTGTTTGATTTGTGTTTTAATGTGCTATTTCTTCTAGAACTCTGCTATGGAGATTATCCAGACTtcttctgaaataccacttttctCTCAGTTTTGCTTCTACTGCTATTTCTGTATATTCATTCCTATTACCTATCTTTCCTTCGCTAGTATATCCAACATCCTCACCGCAGGCAGAACATGCAATTTGTTGTAAGGCTGTATTAGTGTTACCTTACTGTCCGCCTCACAGCAGCCGCCTTCATCTCTTGGGATGAGAGAACACCgacattttttttactgcattcaAATGTCTTTTATAAAAACGGCTTAACTCAAGCTGCCTTTAGGCAGTTCTCGCTTTACCTAGATGTTTCCTGATCCCTGAGATGTAACTTTTTGTGCTGATTGCTCTTTTCTTTCAATAACTCATGGGCTGTTTGCCTATTTTGAATGTGATTGTGAAGATGGTGTTTCTCTTCTGGGTGTGGAGCCCTTTTCTACAGATTCCCATgtgttttctccctctcccagaTAGGTTAAGTATCTCTGTCTGGAAGCAGTTCTAGGTGTCTACCATGATTGAGAGTTGCTGTGTCCAGGTGGCTTCTCTAAAGCCACAAGTTTGTCCTTTTGAATTTGAAAGCTTTATTTGCAGACCCGCATTTGTCTTCTCCATTGAACTCAAGTCCCTGATCAACTCTTTGCTTTTGCATTGGTGAACTGGTCGTTAGGTTGTTTTTATTCTGCAAACATCAGCAGACATGGAGTTTACACCTCAAGGAGATCAGTTCTAGCTGCCAAATGCAGTCCTAGAGAAGGAGGTGTGCAGGGTCTGGAAGGTGACTTGCACAACTGAAATTAAATAGGTCAGCAGGTGTTTTTGCACAGCCAGTTCTTCAAATGCATCTTAGTAGAGAAAACAATGTCAAGTCTGCTGTGAAAACACCATCTTACTCTTCCAGCAGTGTCCTTGGACCAAATGCACTGAAGGTGGTGGAAGGGGCagttaaaagaaaagaatcagCTCATAGCTCTGGTCAGtccaaagagaagaagaagaagtcTGCACTGGATGAGATTATGGAGGTAATAATCATGCAGGATCTGTGTCTTTGTAACCCCATGCCTATGGCAATGTCCACTTTACCAGGGTGTCTCTTTGAAGTGACCTCAGATCTTCAGTTCATGTGGAATTCAGACTTTTGTATCTTATCAGGCAAAATGATTTCAATTCCCCATTAAAACTGGTTTCTGATGCTCATCTGTGCCTGTTCCCCAGACGACTGAGATGCTGGATGTAAAGGAATACAGAttttggaagaggagaaaatatcTAGAAACACTTGACAAAAACAGATATAAATCTCCATCATTTTATCATGGATTGCTGGATCTCATGAAATTGATTTTTATGCAGCAAGCACAGACTGACTTAcccttagggtttttttttgttttttattcccCAATTGATGTGGGCCTGGAGAATTGCTTCAGCTTTTCAGAGGCATGGGAAAGCTGCAGTAAAAAGTGAAAGTTAATGGTCATTATTTGTTGTTCTGTAGCttgaagaggagaagaaaagaacatcTCGAAGAGACTACTGGTTGCAGCCTGTAAGTgtcttaaaaattattattattataccaAACACAACCAATTCTGCATCTCCAAAGCCGCTGTTGATTTGTGTAAAGATCCAAAAGCAGATTCCAAAGTAAATTCACTCTTATTTTCCAAGCTGCCAAACGTGAAACATTGTAGTATCTGTGAGGAATTACTCTTGTGGTTGAGCACGGTCTGCAGTCTGAAGCATCGTATGCCTGATCTGAGATGGGGTGGAATTCTTTAATTAAAGAGTTGGTACTGTGAGTTTCTACAGATCATGTTTAAATCATGATATTGCTTACAGCCATCTTCTTTCTGCATAGCAGTTGACTCGCACAGAGGTGTAGAAGTCAACATCAGCCTTTGAGCTGAGAGACCTCACCTCTGCTTCTACTTTTTCACTGGACTTCTAGATCAAGGAGTCCTGCCCTTGTTGACCCATTGTGGGCTGGCACATTGTATCCTGAATTCCAGTTTAactgtatttataaaacaaaaaaaatgtcttgAGAAATGCTACTTCGAGGCAATAATTTGAGGATGAGGACAAGTTCCTAAAAGCTGAGTCTTTACTATCGTTGCTTCCTGTGCTGTGCTGTACAGTCTGTGGTTGGAGTCGGAGTGACCTGAATGTGCAATTAGTTTAGGTTGTGTAGTTGTTTGTatattttggctttttatttttttcctcctttcaaatCTTCCAGGAAATCATTGTGAAAATTGTAACAAAAAAGCTTGGAGAGAAATATCACAAGAAGAAGGCAGTTGTTAAGGTAAGGTGTGCAAATGGAAGCATGTGGCATTGGTTAGACTTTTCTGGTATTAGATGACTTCTGAAATTTAGTTTCATTGTGCAAGTTGTTCAGCCTTAAGTCAACACTGACAGGGTCTGAAACGTCCCCTTGACTGTACTGGGAGTTGATCTGGGCAGGGGGTGAATCTCTGCATTGGTTTAATGTCATTTATTCAGTGATCCTTCTTTAAGCACTGTTTCGTCCTGCATATTTCGTCCCTATTAACACATCCATCTTAGAGAATAGTCACTTTGTCAATGTGATATGACCAAGAGCAGTGCAGTTGTGTTTTAATCTCAGACTAGTCAGTTTTGCACTGATGCTTAAGCAGCAGCCTGCCTTTGAACGAGATCCCATTTGCATACAAAATCTTCAGGCTGTAAGCCTCGCTCTGTTGTTTGGAAGTGCTTGCTTTTAGCCACTGCCAGTGAAATGATGTTGTACTACGTAGTCCAAGGCTCAACAGTCTCTGGCAAAAGTGCCAAAGACGACACCCAGGTGCATTTTGCATGATCAACAAGAGTGTATAGAGGtgaaaaatcacagcttttttttgATAGACATCTGGAGGGTTGATGAGTCGCAGTGCTGACTTTCATTGAGCTGTGAATGTGAGAGGTTGACATGGTTTGTGCTAGGCACAGAGATGATCAGTGACATTTCTCCTCATTGAGGGGTAGTATCCCAGTTGTTACTGTGTGGCTTCCAGCCAGCTTAGCCTCATGTGAGGAAAGAAGCCTCTAATTTACTCTTTGTCTTTGAGAGAATAGCTAAGATAGCTGACCCAAAGGTTGACAAAACCTTCAGACAAGGCTGACAAAAATAGTGGTCAGTTAGACCAGTCACTGATGTTCAAGGGGAGCCCTTTTAATCTAGCCTTAACTTCAGAGTGGGGCCAGTCAGCACCTTGTGAAAGCTGGATGCCTTTAGGACAGTTCAAAAgttcttgctgcttttgaaaatgtagaAGTGCAGACTCATGGTCCCGAGTTTGTTgattctgaaatgtaaatttacagaaatttttttttatttttctgattggCCTCTGCCTTTCACAACAGGAAGTGATTGACAAATACACAGCAGTTGTGAAGATGATTGATTCTGGAGACAAACTGAAGCTTGATCAGACACATCTGGAAACTGTAATACCCGCACCAGGTATAGCTGTTCTGTTCATTTTTCAGCTTAGCTGTCACTGCAAAACTTAACGTTTCAGTTCTTTTAAACAATCATTCATCCACTTGAAAGTACCAGAACAAGAGCCATCTTGCTCTTGGGACAACATTTCATAAGCTACTCTGATCATTTACCAAATATCCTCTGGTTACTTTCTAGGGAATTACTACATTGCTTCTGCTTTGAGTCTTCACAGTCCCTTCTCGTAAGAATTAGATTGTTTTCCGAGAAGACAGAAGTGCTTTAGGAATCAGTTCATTTGATGAGATGAAAGCACCTTCAGCTGCCAGGAAACATCTCTGGGAGCCCTACAGAGCTCTTGGTCATGTTTATCCTGTACCTTCCCTCCAGAGTAATGCCTCAAATAACTGTGGGCACTTGGCAAAGCTTACCTCATCTTCTGTTTGGTTCGCTGGCATTTCTTTGGCTGGTACACGCTAATGTCTGTGTGTAACATCTGATCAGTATTTCAGGGAACAGTCAGGGTAGCAATGAGCAGAACAATGTCAGCGTAGGGGGAAACAGGGTGTAGGGTTTCAGGATTCACAGATTCTTCACCAGACCTGCCacattctgcatttctgcagctggtGAAGAGCTCATTGATGGTGTCCGTGAGAGCTCTTTAACATAATGGCACTTGCAGGTGAGGTCTGCCCACCCTTGCACTAGGATTGATGTCCGGAGGGACTGCCTGTGTGAGACAAGGCAAAAAGGAGGTACACTGAGCCATTAGTACACGGAATGGGACGTGGGAGAAACAGCTTTGGCATCTTCCTCTCAAGCCTTGACAGGCTgcagaggtgggcctgtgcaaacctcatgcagttcaacaaggccaagtgcaaggtcctgcacatgggttggggcaatcccaaacacagatagaggctgggcgatgagtggattgagagcagccctgcagagaaggacttggggatattagtggatggaaaactatgagccagcaatgtgtgctcgtaGCCCAGAAAGCTGACTGTaatctgggctgcatcaagaggagtgtggccagcaggttgaggggggtgattctccccctctgctccaccctTGTGGGACCCTACCTGGATtattgcatccagctctgggggcaccaacatcaggacCTGGACCTGCttgaatgggtccagaggaggccacaaagatgatcagggggtggagcacctcccctgtgaggacaggctgagagagttgggggtgttcagctggagaagagaaggctccggggagaccttatagcagccttccagtacttaaagggaaagatggggagggactttttacacgAGcttgtagtgataggatgaggggtaatgattttaaactgaaaaagagtagatttagattagatgtaaggaagaaattctttaccgtgagggtgatgagacactggcacaagttgcccagagaagctgtggctgccccctacctggaagggttcaaggccaggttggatgggactttgggcaacctgggctagtggaaggtgtccctgcttatggcaggggggttggaactagatggtctttactgtcccttctgacccaaaccatcctgtgattctgtgattctttccctGATGTAGTTTCAGTGGTTTCTGCCCATAGTATCAGCGTAGCCTGGAGCAGTAAATGTAGGTGTGCTTTGGAAATGGGCAGGCTGTaaggcagagctgggtgctgcttGCTGGAGCTCCTGGGAGAAACCTGTCCTTCAGCTGTCAGTGGAGTAGAACACAACTCCATCAAAAGAAGTTGGGAGCCCTGTTGTGTAACCGTTTTCCTATTTCTCATTTCAGGCAAGAAAGTGATGGTGTTAAATGGTGGTTACAGGGGGAATGAAGGCATCTTGGAATCTATCAATGAAAAGAGGTTTTCAGCGACAATAATCATCGACTCTGTAAGTATCAGACGCTGCAGGATCTCGTTTGCGTAGCACACTTTTCATCTGTATGTTGGAGAGCTTTCACAAAGACAGATGGTATCATTAATCCTGTCTTACAGGTGGGATTTATGGTGTGCAAAATGCTGTGGTCACCCCCTGCCTGTTTCCAACCAGTAGGAAAACAGCCACATATTCCCCATTGCAGACTAATGCTCTGCTGTTTGCCTTTAAAAAGATGCCAGGATGCTGAATTTAGCAAGTTTTGAACTTGAAAGagacttgcaaaatattttgtatgtttattttgaaTGTGGCTGTTGTACTGTTTTGTGGGAAggtaaaaaatgtgaaatatgcaAGGAGGTGAATTTTCTCCTGCCTTTTCCAGACTGAACGTGGGGCTTTATGTGCTTATCTGTGTCTTGTTCATGGTTAACAATTATGgttgtttgttcattttgtttttaacataCCACCTTTCTCTGGGCTAAAATTAGGCCATGTTGTCATGTCTGTTGTGTGGCTACTTCTTTGCTCTCTGCAAAACCAATCTTTAAACTCACTGGTATGGCAGAGAGAATATTGGCTCAAAGTCAGATTTCTTAAACACAGCTTGCAGGAGAGAGACCCCCATTAGGATCCCATTCAAAGAAGGGCTGCAGAAACTCAGTCCATATTGGATTCTGGACAATTTGCTTGAGAAGAGACTGTGCAGATGTCCTAACCACAGAAGGAGCGTTGGTTGGAGCTAAGGATTGTGATAATGCTAGTCTTGGAAAGCAAGAGTAGTTTTTCTGTAGTTCTGATGCTTGTAGGTGTTAAGATTTCCACTTCCTGCATGAACTATgagtttataaattaaaaatggatGCAACTACTCCTAGAAACCAGTGAAGTCTGTGAGCATTTTCTTACTGATTGTAGGGTGACCaggatttttgtatttaaaatttaatcttttaCTACTTATAAGTTCACAGTGAATTAATTCAAAACAGCTCTTATGTTTGCCCCAAAATTGCAAGGACTTTAACTAACACAAAAATGTCCTGAAAGTGAAAAAGATTCCTGGGACAGTGTTGGCCCTGTCACATCCTTTGGTCAGGTTGAatataacaaaacagaaaacattgtgTCATAAGCAAATCCCAAACCTGCAGTTTTTTGGATGTGTTGTGCCCTGTACAGCCTCCCACGTGCAGTTATATGTGGCTTTGGGACAGAGCACTTAAACACAAAAGTAGTCGTCATGCTTTTACAGTGTGCAGCACTGAGTAAAAATGCTAATGCTTGTGATTTCCAGTGCTATTCGCTTTGGTTGTGCTTCTTGAAAAATGTCTAAATTCGGTGAGATTTTATACAGCCCCTTTACGTTAAGCTCCCTAGTGGGAATTCAACAAACAAGTTTATATTTTGATCTTATTTCTTCTACTCCAGGGACCTTTGAAAGGACGACGAGTTGAAGATATCCAATACGAAGACATTTCCAAACTCGCCTGAGGCGCTAATTGTGGATCAGAGAAGAGTTTGGTTCCCAAAAACATCTTTCTGGCATCTTGCAGGCAGACACAAGACTCTACCATGTCAGGGTTTTAATTGTGCgtgtgtatgtatttataatgTATATAGAAATTAACCACAAGCAAACTGGATTTATTTAAAGATCGCTATACAGAACGTGTTTGTGGAAATCTTATCATTGGAAATATTTCATCTGATTCTATATCAAAGTTATAATATTTGGTTCAATTTCCTTTTGTAAAATATAGCAGATAGCTGCAAGCTGGAGTATTTTATTTACTGAAGTATGTTAGCAGTTCCGTAAGAGAGGGAATTACCTACAAATAGCCGCTTGAGGCAGGCAGTGTGTGTGTCAGCGCCAGTGGAGTCCAAACAACACACTTCTCCATCTGCAGGCAAAATGGAGTGCTGGCTGCAGGAACAAGGGGAAGGGATTAAGAGAATAGCAGGAAGGTAACAGTGCTGCAAGGGATTATTTTCCTGGGTGTTGTAAGAATGGTCTGATTTATTACGTGCTGTCACCAACTGATTGTTGGTTAGCACATCGGAGATTCTAGAATCCAAGTCATCACTCCTCCATCATCTTGTTCATCAGAATTCCTAATAATACTAATATGCAATTTATCTTCAGATGGGTGTTACTCATGGGGTTTCTGAGGTGCCAGCCAATGTGTGTGCAGATACAAATTGGTGA
This genomic window contains:
- the KIN gene encoding DNA/RNA-binding protein KIN17 isoform X1 encodes the protein MGKSDFLSPKAIANRIKSKGLQKLRWYCQMCQKQCRDENGFKCHCMSESHQRQLLLASENPQQFMDYFSEEFRNDFLELLRRRFGTKRVHNNIVYNEYISHREHIHMNATQWETLTDFTKWLGREGLCKVDETPKGWYIQYIDRDPETIRRQQEQERKKKQDLDDEEKTAKFIEQQVRRGLEGKELEKPVYTELNRENEEEKVTFNLNKGASTSIAASSKTSSVLGPNALKVVEGAVKRKESAHSSGQSKEKKKKSALDEIMELEEEKKRTSRRDYWLQPEIIVKIVTKKLGEKYHKKKAVVKEVIDKYTAVVKMIDSGDKLKLDQTHLETVIPAPGKKVMVLNGGYRGNEGILESINEKRFSATIIIDSGPLKGRRVEDIQYEDISKLA
- the KIN gene encoding DNA/RNA-binding protein KIN17 isoform X3; the protein is MREFRNDFLELLRRRFGTKRVHNNIVYNEYISHREHIHMNATQWETLTDFTKWLGREGLCKVDETPKGWYIQYIDRDPETIRRQQEQERKKKQDLDDEEKTAKFIEQQVRRGLEGKELEKPVYTELNRENEEEKVTFNLNKGASTSIAASSKTSSVLGPNALKVVEGAVKRKESAHSSGQSKEKKKKSALDEIMELEEEKKRTSRRDYWLQPEIIVKIVTKKLGEKYHKKKAVVKEVIDKYTAVVKMIDSGDKLKLDQTHLETVIPAPGKKVMVLNGGYRGNEGILESINEKRFSATIIIDSGPLKGRRVEDIQYEDISKLA
- the KIN gene encoding DNA/RNA-binding protein KIN17 isoform X2; translated protein: MGKSDFLSPKAIANRIKSKGLQKLRWYCQMCQKQCRDENGFKCHCMSESHQRQLLLASENPQQFMDYFSEEFRNDFLELLRRRFGTKRVHNNIVYNEYISHREHIHMNATQWETLTDFTKWLGREGLCKVDETPKGWYIQYIDRDPETIRRQQEQERKKKQDLDDEEKTAKFIEQQVRRGLEGKELEKPVYTELNRENEEEKVTFNLNKGASTSIAASSKTSVLGPNALKVVEGAVKRKESAHSSGQSKEKKKKSALDEIMELEEEKKRTSRRDYWLQPEIIVKIVTKKLGEKYHKKKAVVKEVIDKYTAVVKMIDSGDKLKLDQTHLETVIPAPGKKVMVLNGGYRGNEGILESINEKRFSATIIIDSGPLKGRRVEDIQYEDISKLA